The Streptomyces cathayae DNA segment CGCTTCCACGGGGACAGTGGTCTACCGCCTGCGCCCCCCGCACCCCGGGCGGCTACCGTGGCTGCCCCGACCACACCGTCACCCGGCTCTCGTTCGTCCGCGACGTCCAGCGCGCGGGCCTCACCCTCGCCGAGATCCGCTCGATCCTCGCCCAGCGCGACGACGGCCATGCACCCTGCACCCACGTCACCGAACTGATCCCCGCACACCTGGACGACATCGACCGGCGCCTGGCCGAACTCGTCACCACCCGCGAAGCGCTGCGCGCCCTCGGGGGCCGCACCGCGACCACCGCCCCGGCCACCTGCGGCGCAGACGACATCTGCCCAGTCTCAACTCCACACGGCTGTAGGCGCCGGCTCCCGTCGCGCTGTCCGCTCTCCCGCCGATCGCTGGCATCGCAGTGCTGCCGGTGGCCGTGGACATCGAGAGGGCGCGTGCTGACGCGCAGGGTGCCCCGGTCGGCGCCGCCTGCCCCGGATGCGGAGCGCGGCCGACCCGGATCACGGATCCTGCCTGCGGTTTCCCGCTGACATGCCGAGTGTCGTACTCCGGCCGCCCGGCGGACAGGACGGCTCCCGCGGTGCAGCCCTCGTTGCCATCGCCGTGAACAGGTGGAACACCTACACCCGGAAGCCCGCGTTCGCCGAGGCCGGGATCATTCCACCGCGTGCCAAGGATGCGAAGCCGTGGCAGGGGGAGGCGGCGCCGAAGGACGGCTTCCACGTACCGCGTCCCACCTGTGCCCCGATCATGCTGGAGGCGGGGGAGTCCGTGGTGACGTTGGCGCGATGGCTCGGGCGCTTCTCGCCGGCCGTCATGCTCGGTCACTTGCTCACTTCAGGCCGGAGGCCGGGAGCGAGGGGCGCACCGTGATCGACGGACTGCTCGGAGAGCAGGGAGATGAGTGCGTCGGCCGAAACTTCCCAGATTCTCCCCCGGGCTGATCGTGGCCGACTCCTCGGAGCACAGGGATCTGGAGGAGGTCGTGGATTGCAAGGCCAAGGGATCGCGTAGCCTGGCGAAATGCTGACCGAGGTCACCGCCACCCGCTACATCACGCCCCTGCGTGAGGGCGGCTCGCTGCCGGGACTGGTCGAGGCCGACGACCTCGGCACCTACGTCCTCAAATTCACCGGTGCGGGCCAGGGGCGCAAGACCCTGGTCGCCGAGGTCGTCTGCGGGGAACTAGCCCGCCGGCTGGGGTTCCGGGTGCCGCGCCTGGTGACGGTCGAACTCGACCCGGTGCTGGGGCTGGGTGAGCCCGACGAGCAGGTTCAGGGACTCCTCAAGTCCAGCGGGGGCACCAATCTGGGCATGGAGTTCCTCTCCGGCGCGCTCGGCTTCGACCCGCTCGCCTTCGAGGTGAGCCCCGAAGAGGCCGGGCGGGTCGTCTGGTTCGACGCGCTGGTGAACAACGTCGACCGGTCCTGGCGCAACCCCAACCTGCTGCGCCGGCACGGCGAGCTCTGGCTGATCGACCACGGCGCCACCATGATCTGGCACCACAACTGGCCCGGCGTCGAAGCGTCCGCCGCCCGCCCCTACGACGCCTCCGACCACGCCTTGAAGACGTTCGCGCCGGATGTGGCCGCCGCGGCGGCGGACCTCGCGCCGCGCGTCACCGAGGACCTGCTCGGCGAGGTCACCGCACGGATTCCCGACGTGTGGCTGGTGGACGAGCCGGGGTTCGAGACCCCGGACGAACTCCGGCGGGCCTACGCACGGCCCCTGCTCGCCCGCGCGGCCACCGTCCACCAGCGCGTCCACGGTCTCGGGGAGAACGAGTGAGCGACCGGCACGTCTTCGAGTACGCGCTGCTGCGGGTCGTACCGCGCATCGAGCGCGGCGAGTGCGTCAACGCGGGAGTGCTCGTGTACTGCCGTCACGAGGCGTTCGTCGGGGTACGCACCCATCTCGACGCGTCCCGGCTGCTGGCCCTCGACCCGCACGTGGACCTGGCCGGCGTACGGGCCGCGCTGCGTGCCGTCGAGGGGGTGTGCGCCGGTGGGGAGGCGGCGGGCCAGGCCGCCGGGGACGACGCCGGGCGGCGCTTCCGCTGGCTGGTCGCGCCCCGCTCCACCGTCGTCCAGCCCGGGCCCGTGCACACCGGGCTCACCGCCGACCCGTCGGCCGAGGTGGAGCGGCTGCTCGACCTGCTCGTGCGCTGAACCGGCGACCTCCTTGTGGCGGGCGCCGGTCCGGGGGTCAGCGCCGGCGGCGCCTCACCACGTAGCCGGCCGCGGCGGCGGCACCCGCCGCGAACGCCAGGCCGATTCCGATGTCCCAGTCGCTGGGCCCGGTGCCCGACGAGCCACCCAGCCCGCCCTCCACACCCCGTGTGGGTGTGACCGAGGCGGGTGCGGTGAGGGCCGGAGGTGCCACCGCGGGGGCCGTGGGCGTCAGGGGGGTGGTGGGGGCCGCGACGGGAGTCGCGGTGGTGGGCACGGGCCGGGGAGAGCTGGTGGAGGAGGTGACGGGGTCGCCCCGGTGGGGAAGCGCCTCGCAGGCGATGTCGTCGTCCGGGCCCTGTTCCTCGTCGAGTCCGTTGGGATCGCTCCGGTCCAGGTTGAACAGGGCCTGTGCCTCCTCCTGGTAGGTGAAGTCCCGGCAGTTCAGATCCTGTGCGTGAGCGGTGGGGGCCGACGGCACGGTCGCGGCGAGCGCGATCAGTATGCCGAGAGCACCGGTGCGACGGCACATGGAGCGCCTCCTTTCCGGCCGGGAGCGGCTGCTCCGGCCGTGAGTGGCTCGCGCTTCGACGCTAGGGCCTGTCCGGCGGATCAACCCGCAGACGCGAGGGCCGGCCCGCTCGTCCGCGGTGTCGCCGTCACTCACCGGCGCCCCGCGCCGACGTCATCCTCCGCGGTGCGGCCGGACACGTCAGCCCCCGCTCACCTGCGCCGATGGGCGCCGCGGGTTTCCCGCTGCCTGATCCGCCGGACAGGCCCCCGGGGCGCCCCCCACCGGGGCGCGCAGCCGTAGGCCGTTCGGGTGGCGTGGACGTGGTCGCGGGGCCGGTCCGGGCGGGGCTTCGGGGCGGGGTCCCGGGGCGGGACGGCGCCGAGCGGGGCGTGGTCCGCACGGGGGCGGCGGTCCGGGGAATGGATCACACAGCAGGGTGTGCCGTTGACACCGGGTGCCAGGGCTTCTAGCGTCACGTCTGCTGAAGGTACTAAGCGGTTGCTCACTGACGGGGCAGGCCGCAGGAGCCGCATCCCAAGGGCGAGGAGAAGCAGCAATGTCCACCATTGAGCAGCAGCGGGTCGCGGTCGTCACCGGTGCCGCGCGCGGTATCGGCGCCGCCACCGCCGTACGGCTGGCGGCCGAGGGCCACGCGGTCGCCGTGATCGACCTCGACGAGGGCGCGTGCAAGGACACCGTCGAGAAGATCACCACCACCGGTGGCAAGGCTCTCGCGGTCGGCTGCGACGTCTCGGACGAGGCGCAGGTCGAGGCCGCCGTCGCGCGCATCGCCGAGGAACTCGGCGCGCCGACCATCCTGGTCAACAACGCGGGTGTGCTGCGCGACAACCTGCTGTTCAAGATGAGCGTCGCCGACTGGGACACCGTCATGAACGTGCACCTGCGCGGCGCCTTCCTGATGTCGAAGGCCTGCCAGAAGCACATGGTCGACGCCGGCTTCGGACGGATCGTCAACCTGTCCTCCTCCTCCGCGCTGGGCAACCGGGGCCAGGTCAACTACTCCGCCGCCAAGGCCGGTCTGCAGGGCTTCACCAAGACCCTGGCCAAGGAGCTCGGCAAGTTCGGCATCACCGCCAACGCCGTCGCCCCCGGCTTCATCGCCACCGAGATGACCAAGGCCACCGCCGACCGCGTCGGCATGGGCTTCGACGACTTCAAGGCCGCCGCCGCCACCCAGATCCCGGTCGCCCGCGTCGGCGAGCCGGAGGACATCGCCAACGCGATCGCCTTCTTCGCCGGCGAGGCCGCCGGATTCGTCTCCGGACAGGTGCTGTACGTGGCCGGCGGACCGCTCGACTAGGGAAGACGGGACATGACTTCAGTGGAACTCTCGGGCAAGGTCGCCCTGGTCACCGGCGCCAGCCGCGGCATCGGCCACGGCGTCGCCGAGGCGCTGGTCGCGCGCGGCGACCGCGTCTGCATCACCGGCCGCAACGAGGACGCCCTCAAGGAGGCCGTCGAGCAGCTGGGCGCCGACCGGGTCATCGGAGTGGCCGGCAAGGCGCACGACGAGGCGCACCAGGCCCTCGCCGTCGAGCGGACGATGGAGGCCTTCGGCCGGATCGACTACCTCGTCAACAACGCCGGCACCAACCCGGTGTTCGGGCCGATCGCCGACCTCGACCTGAACGTGGCGCGCAAGGTCTTCGAGACCAACGTGATCTCGGCGCTCGGTTTCGCCCAGCGCACCTGGCACGCCTGGCAGAAGGACCACGGCGGAGCGATCGTCAACATCGCCTCCGTCGCGGGCATCGCGCCCTCGCCCTTCATCGCCGCCTACGGCGTCAGCAAGGCGGCACTGATCAACCTGACCGCGCAGCTGGCCCACGAGTTCGCGCCCGGGGTACGGGTCAACGCGATCGCCCCGGCCGTGGTGAAGACCAAGTTCGCCCAGGCGCTGTACGAGGGCAGGGAGGAGGAGGCCGCCGCGTCCTACCCGCTGGGCCGGCTCGGCGTGCCCTCCGACATCGGCGGCGCCGCCGCGTTCCTCACCTCGGACCAGGCGGACTGGGTCACCGGCCAGACGCTGGTGGTCGACGGCGGCATCTTCCTGAACGCCGGCGTGAGCTGAGACCGCGCCGGCCGCGTCGCCGGAGTGATCCGCCGGGCGGCCCGGGGCCGGATCGACGAGGCTGAGCCATGAGGATCCCGGTACGGGCGTTCGTTGACGAAACGGCGTCCGTACCGGCGTTTTCGAAGACAAGTGGACCCATGACAACGTAGTCAACGCAGAGTGACAACATCATCTACAACGAGTTGATCTCAACAAGCGTACGAGGGAGGGCCACAGAGCGGAAGAGCGCGGTATCGTCTGCCGACTCTTGGGACGGCAGATCGAGGAGTGTGCGCGTGTTCAAGCGGAATCGATGCCTGCGAGGGGTGGCGGTCATCGCGTCCATCGCGTCGATATCGTCCTTGGCCGGATGCGGTGTACTGGCGTCCGACACTCCGGACGATCAAGGGCCGATCGTCATGGGGACCACCAGCTCGCCCAGAACGCTGGACCCGGCAGCCTCCTGGGACAACTCCTGGGAACTGTTCCGCAACGTCTACCAGACGCTGCTGAGCTATCCGGTCGGCGCGAGCACGCCCCAGCCGGACGCAGCCGAGAGCTGCGAATTCTCCGACGATTCCCACCAGGTGTTCCGCTGCGAACTGCGGAAGGGCCTGAAGTTCTCCGACGGCAGTGCCCTCGACGCCAAGGCGGTCAAGTACTCCATCGACCGGATCCGCAAGATCAACGTCAACGGCGGCCCGGCCGGCCTGCTGGGCAGCCTCGAACGGGTACAGGCGCCGAGCGACCGTGAAGTGGTCTTCCACCTCAACAAGCCCGACGCGACGTTCCCGTTCGTGCTCGCCACGCCGGCCATGTCGATCGTCGCCCCGGACGCCTACCCGGCCGACGCCCTGCGCGAGCAGTCCGGCATCGTCGGCTCGGGGCCGTACGCCCTCCAGTCGTACAAGGAGGGCGAGGAGGCCCGACTCGTCCGCAACGACCATTACGAGGGCTTCGCCGACCGCAAGAACAGCGCCGTGACGGTCCGTTATTTCCAGGACTCCGCCACCATGGTCAAGTCGCTGCGCGACGGGCAGATCGACCTGACCTACCGCGGTCTCGCCGCGGACGACATCGTCGAACTCCAGGGCCAGGCCTCCAAGAAGGAGGAGCTCCAGCTGGTGGAAGGCGCCGGGAACAGCATCAACTACCTGGTGTTCAACCCGAAGGACCCGTGGGCCGGCAAGAAGCCGGTGCGCCGGGCGATCGCCCAGATCATCGACCGCGCGGCGATCGCGCACATGATCTACAAGGACACCGTCGACCCGCTGTACTCGATGGTCCCCAAGGGGCTCACCGGCCACACCACCGGCTTCTTCGACGACTACGGCGATCCCAACGTCGACAAGGCCCGGAAGATACTCACCGAGGCGGGCATCAACGAGCCGGTGCCGCTCACCTTCTGGTACACCACGGACCGCTACGGCTCCGAGACCAAGCTGGAGTTCAAGGAGCTGGAGCGCCAGCTGGAGGCCTCCGGGCTGTTCGAGATCACCCTCAAGAGCCGGCCCTGGAAGACGTACGTCGCGGGCTACCAGAAGGGCGAGTACCCGGTGTTCGGGCGCGGCTGGTCCCCCGACTTCCCGGACGCCGACAACTTCATCGCCCCGTTCATCGGCAAGCAGAACGCGCTCGGCACGCCCTACGAGGCGAACGAGATCAACAATGTGCTGCTGCCGAGGTCCCGCCGGGAGAGCGACCGGGGCAACGTCGTGAAGGACTTCGAGGAGGCCCAGCAGATCCTCCTGGACGACGCCCGGCTGCTGCCCCTGTGGCAGGGCCGGCAGTACGTGGCGGCGAGCCGCGACATCGCGGGCGCCGAACGAGCGCTGGATCCGTCGACGATCATGATGGTGTGGCAGCTCTCCCGCAAGACCAGCTGGTAGGAACCGTCGGCGGCGGCCCTCGCGGGACTGGCCCAGGGGCGGCCCGGGGCCGGTCGGGAAGGCGGGTGTCAGTGGTCACCTGTAGGTTTCGAGGCCTGGAAGTGACCACGATCGTGAGGACGTTGACGTGACCGACATCGCCATGCTGCCCGAGTCCTGGCGCGGGGTTCTGGGTGACGAACTGCAGCAGCCCTATTTCGAGCAGCTGACCGAGTTCGTCGAGGAGGAGCGGGCGAAGGGTCCCGTCTACCCGCCCCGCGAGGAGGTCTTCGCGGCACTGGACGCGACGCCGTACGACAAGGTGAAGGTCCTGATCCTCGGTCAGGACCCCTACCACGGCGAAGGCCAGGGGCACGGTCTGTGTTTCTCGGTGCGGCCCGGGGTGCGGATCCCTCCGTCGCTGCGGAACATCTACAAGGAGATGCACGCCGAGCTGGGCACGCCCGTCCCGGACAACGGTTATCTGATGCCGTGGGCCGAGCAGGGCGTGCTGCTGCTCAACGCGGTGCTCACGGTGCGCGGCGGCGAAGCCAACTCGCACAAGGGGCGGGGCTGGGAGCGGTTCACCGACGCGGTCATCCGCGCGGTGGCCGACCGGCCCGATCCGGCGGTCTTCGTGCTGTGGGGCAACTACGCGCAGAAGAAGCTGCCGCTGATCGACGAGAGCCGGCATGCGGTGGTCAAGGGGGCGCATCCGTCGCCGCTGTCGGCGAAGAAGTTCTTCGGATCCCGTCCGTTCACGCAGATCAACGAGGCGGTGGCCGCGCAGGGCCACGAGCCGATCGACTGGACCGTCCCGAACCTGGGCTGACGTCCTTCGGGGCGCGAGGTGTCACGGGGCGTCGCGGAGCGGCTTGGGCTGGATCGTCCCTGCCTGCCGTAGCGTCGGCGGGGACAGCCGGCGAGCGGTGCGGAGGGCATGGTGGCGGAGCGGCAGGGACAGGCGACGCCGGACGAGGTGCTGACGCGGATCGGGCAGGGCGTGA contains these protein-coding regions:
- a CDS encoding MerR family DNA-binding protein; this encodes MRSILAQRDDGHAPCTHVTELIPAHLDDIDRRLAELVTTREALRALGGRTATTAPATCGADDICPVSTPHGCRRRLPSRCPLSRRSLASQCCRWPWTSRGRVLTRRVPRSAPPAPDAERGRPGSRILPAVSR
- a CDS encoding HipA family kinase, which codes for MLTEVTATRYITPLREGGSLPGLVEADDLGTYVLKFTGAGQGRKTLVAEVVCGELARRLGFRVPRLVTVELDPVLGLGEPDEQVQGLLKSSGGTNLGMEFLSGALGFDPLAFEVSPEEAGRVVWFDALVNNVDRSWRNPNLLRRHGELWLIDHGATMIWHHNWPGVEASAARPYDASDHALKTFAPDVAAAAADLAPRVTEDLLGEVTARIPDVWLVDEPGFETPDELRRAYARPLLARAATVHQRVHGLGENE
- a CDS encoding DUF3037 domain-containing protein, producing the protein MSDRHVFEYALLRVVPRIERGECVNAGVLVYCRHEAFVGVRTHLDASRLLALDPHVDLAGVRAALRAVEGVCAGGEAAGQAAGDDAGRRFRWLVAPRSTVVQPGPVHTGLTADPSAEVERLLDLLVR
- a CDS encoding excalibur calcium-binding protein, with the protein product MCRRTGALGILIALAATVPSAPTAHAQDLNCRDFTYQEEAQALFNLDRSDPNGLDEEQGPDDDIACEALPHRGDPVTSSTSSPRPVPTTATPVAAPTTPLTPTAPAVAPPALTAPASVTPTRGVEGGLGGSSGTGPSDWDIGIGLAFAAGAAAAAGYVVRRRRR
- the fabG gene encoding 3-oxoacyl-ACP reductase FabG, which encodes MSTIEQQRVAVVTGAARGIGAATAVRLAAEGHAVAVIDLDEGACKDTVEKITTTGGKALAVGCDVSDEAQVEAAVARIAEELGAPTILVNNAGVLRDNLLFKMSVADWDTVMNVHLRGAFLMSKACQKHMVDAGFGRIVNLSSSSALGNRGQVNYSAAKAGLQGFTKTLAKELGKFGITANAVAPGFIATEMTKATADRVGMGFDDFKAAAATQIPVARVGEPEDIANAIAFFAGEAAGFVSGQVLYVAGGPLD
- a CDS encoding SDR family oxidoreductase, whose product is MTSVELSGKVALVTGASRGIGHGVAEALVARGDRVCITGRNEDALKEAVEQLGADRVIGVAGKAHDEAHQALAVERTMEAFGRIDYLVNNAGTNPVFGPIADLDLNVARKVFETNVISALGFAQRTWHAWQKDHGGAIVNIASVAGIAPSPFIAAYGVSKAALINLTAQLAHEFAPGVRVNAIAPAVVKTKFAQALYEGREEEAAASYPLGRLGVPSDIGGAAAFLTSDQADWVTGQTLVVDGGIFLNAGVS
- a CDS encoding ABC transporter substrate-binding protein, with translation MFKRNRCLRGVAVIASIASISSLAGCGVLASDTPDDQGPIVMGTTSSPRTLDPAASWDNSWELFRNVYQTLLSYPVGASTPQPDAAESCEFSDDSHQVFRCELRKGLKFSDGSALDAKAVKYSIDRIRKINVNGGPAGLLGSLERVQAPSDREVVFHLNKPDATFPFVLATPAMSIVAPDAYPADALREQSGIVGSGPYALQSYKEGEEARLVRNDHYEGFADRKNSAVTVRYFQDSATMVKSLRDGQIDLTYRGLAADDIVELQGQASKKEELQLVEGAGNSINYLVFNPKDPWAGKKPVRRAIAQIIDRAAIAHMIYKDTVDPLYSMVPKGLTGHTTGFFDDYGDPNVDKARKILTEAGINEPVPLTFWYTTDRYGSETKLEFKELERQLEASGLFEITLKSRPWKTYVAGYQKGEYPVFGRGWSPDFPDADNFIAPFIGKQNALGTPYEANEINNVLLPRSRRESDRGNVVKDFEEAQQILLDDARLLPLWQGRQYVAASRDIAGAERALDPSTIMMVWQLSRKTSW
- the ung gene encoding uracil-DNA glycosylase; its protein translation is MTDIAMLPESWRGVLGDELQQPYFEQLTEFVEEERAKGPVYPPREEVFAALDATPYDKVKVLILGQDPYHGEGQGHGLCFSVRPGVRIPPSLRNIYKEMHAELGTPVPDNGYLMPWAEQGVLLLNAVLTVRGGEANSHKGRGWERFTDAVIRAVADRPDPAVFVLWGNYAQKKLPLIDESRHAVVKGAHPSPLSAKKFFGSRPFTQINEAVAAQGHEPIDWTVPNLG